The DNA segment GCATTTTCAGTAAATGCAGAGCAGCTTGAAAAACTAGAAAATGATGCCGAATTAGTGTTGATGAAATCGATTGCAGCTTTGCAAAAAGATGCAAAGCTAACAAACGATATCGTGAAAAACAGAGTTGCTTTTCTAAGTTTTAGATAAGTTATTTTTTAGCGATTTTATATAATTTTCCAGAGTCGGTTATGGCGTATAATGCGCCATCCTGACCTTGGGTAATATCTCTAAAACGTTCTCCCTCAGATTCTAAAAGTCTTTCTTCTCCTACAACTTTATTGTCTTGAAACACAAGTCTAGTGATTTGCATGCTGCTTAATCCGCCAATAAATAGATTGTCTTCCCATTCCGGAATTGTACCACCGTGGTAAAAGGTAATTCCGCTTGGCGAAATCACAGGATCCCAATAATATACCGGTTGTTCCATTCCTTCTTTTTGCGAAATTCCTTCACCAATTGTCTTTCCAGTATATTCTACGCCGTAAGTAATAGTTGGCCAGCCGTAATTAAGTTTTGGTTTTATCAAGTTTAGTTCATCACCACCTTTTGGACCCATCTCTGTTTCCCACAAGTCGCCAGTTATAGGATGTATTGCCAATCCTTGAACATTTCTATGTCCATACGAATAAATTTCTGGATAAGCTTTCGAGTCTCCTAAAAATGGATTTCCCGCGGCGGGCTTCCCGTCTTTCGTTATGCGAACTACTTTTCCTAAGCCAGAATTTAGCCACTGCGCCTGCGGACGCGTTTCAAGATCAGATCGCTCGCCAGTACTCACATAAAGATTTCCCTTGCCATCAAATACAATTCGCGAACCGTAATGTAAATTTCCATCATAATAAGGTAGCGCCCGGTAAATTGTCTGTACATTTTCTACCTTTTTTTCGTCGGCCGAAAGTTTTCCTTTGCCAACCGCAGTCAAGTTTCCTTTGGAAGTTTCTTCGCTATAACTAAAGAAAATCATGCGATTGTTGGCAAAATCAGGATCGAGGCATACATCAAGTAATCCACCTTGTCCGCTATCGTTTACTTTTGGCAGTCCTGTTATTTTTTCGCTCAAACTTCCATCTTTAGTAATAATTCTAAGATTTCCACCTTTTTCAGTAATCAACATTCGACCGTCTGGCAGAGCCTTAACGCTCCACGGTTTTGACAAATCTTTGTTGACAACCGTTACAGAATACTCTGTGGTGGTTTTTGCGCCGGCAATTCGCGATTGTCCTATAAAGGCAGGCTCAAGAGTGGTTACTTTGTCCTTGGTTTCCACGGCAGGTAAAGTGGTATTTTCTGAAGTGGTTGTGGTCACGATAGTTTCTTGCTTCTTAGTAGATTTATTGCCGCAGGATAAGAGTAGAAACGATGAAAATCCTATAAAGAGTAAATGCTTTTTCATAATTTGATGATTTAGTAGAATTTTTAATTCCTAAAATTACGGAAGTTTTAGTGAAATAGAGTTCCTTTTTAAGATTTCTATATAGAAATCATTTCACAAATGGTGAAAAGTTGCGAAGTATTGCAATTATTGATGGTTAAATTTATGCGAATAATTTGAAGTTTCATTTGGAGCTTTATCCTGCTGTCCACTATATCTTTCCTACCCAAAAGAAGGGGCAGGAAAGGATGCCGTTCCCATCAGGGCTAGGGGCTTAGTGGTAAATCATGATTCAAATTCATTATGAAATTTAGATAATTTAAACTTGAATTCTTATCGATGATTAGAAACCTACCACTTAAGTATGCAAATAGGTATAGGACGATAATTGGTAGCGGATTGCTAAAATAAATTGCCGACTTACTTTTCATATACATTCATTACGAACTTTAATTCCTTTCGATTCGAGTTTTAATTTCATTTTCAACCACATACTATCACTTAAAGTTGCATCTAAATATAAATTATTGTCATAATTATTACTGATTATCCTCATAGAATTAGGACCTTTCCCTGCCATTTCAAAAACAACTTCTTTAATAGAAGACAATTCAAATACTTTAGATTTTCTTAGATAATTGTGATTTTTAACAATTAGGTATCGTTCTGAAATTTCGAAATAATTCATCATAAGTGAATTTATAACAAACCAAATTGTAACAAATATCAACACAGTAACAGCGATTTTCAAATCAATACCAGAAATTAGATAATAGACCGCAAATAAAACGGCCAACCATATTCCAATCCCTCTTACACTAGTAAACTGACTGCCTTTAAAAATTTCTTTTGTGCCAAACCGCGCTGTAACTATATCAATATTGATGGGAAGTTGGGGGATATATTCCTGTTTTTTAACTACTACCTGATTTAGAAATGATTTCATTTCCGCGCTATTTTCGTAGAAATCGTCAAAAAATACTTTTTCGGTTTCATCATTAAAGATCAATATTGTTCCTTCCTTAGGTATGTTGTTTAGAAATCGAAAAGGCACTTTTCCCGTAAGGATTACTTTTTTGACCTCGGACAAATTAAATTTTTTGTCATCGAAACTTATTGAATTTATATCAATCTTAATTTTTGGTACATTTTGGTTAAATCTCACGAATCCTAACACTCCTAAAGCATAGAATGCTAAAGCGAACAGTGGCATTAAATAATTCTTAGGAGTTACATTAGGCTCCGATAATATATCAATACTAGCCCACAAAACAAGTGTTCCTAGTGCAAAAGTCACTACTAAACTGATGGCAAGCGCGAGATAAAATTTCAGCGGATCTTTCTTTGATATGATTGTTTGCATCAAAATAAAATATTAAAAGTATTGGTTGCTATTATGGGTAATTTAAAAAACAATTTAATTGCATAATGCTACTTGACATGCGCTAATTTTTCTAAAATAAATTCTAGCGGTGCATTAGTGTTTGACATATATTCGTCAAAGGTTGGAACAACTTTATAATGCGGAATAACGCCTCTGCCAAAGGGGATTTTCTGCTTTACATTCATCATAAATTGAAGAGCTGGAATGTTTACAATTATTAGAGAATTTGGAAGAATTACTTCTCTACGATAACCGCTAGTATTTCCGTAATAGCCACCGCCAGTTTCTTGTCCAACAAAGATAGCATCGGTATTTGAATATACCATATTGCTAAATTCGCTTCCGCCTGAATAAGTTATTGGACTGATTATTACATAGACTTTTCCGTCAAACTTATGCTTCGGCTCCTCTTTAAAAGCCTTCAAGCCGTACCCAATCCACTGCTTTCTTTCCAACGAACCATCTTTCATTTTCTTATTTACAAATACTCTTTCTAAAAATCCAAAAGTATTAAGCGTTAAAGGTTTATCAACTCCGTTGTCAACTATAGCTTTCTGATTTTTTGCACGAACTTTTAAATACTTTTGGTAGTTTTCTCCGAGATAAGAATACACTAATCCTTCGTTTCCTTCTGTGCCACCGCTATTTTTAGAAACATCAACTATAAGATTGTCAATATTGTTTTCAGAGATTAGTTTGAAGCTATTTTTTAGAAACTTTTTTAATTTTTTGTTTTTGGTGTTTTTACGAATTTCGAAGTTATTAAAGGAATTTAATCCTAAATAAGCGGCGTGGTTATTCAGAATTTCAAATTCCAAAATATTGCTTTTTGAGGCGGGAACGAAGTCTTTATTTCGAGATTCTACGTTGGTATTAATTTCTGGTATTGTCAGAGATTTCAAT comes from the Flavobacterium ardleyense genome and includes:
- a CDS encoding PQQ-dependent sugar dehydrogenase, encoding MKKHLLFIGFSSFLLLSCGNKSTKKQETIVTTTTSENTTLPAVETKDKVTTLEPAFIGQSRIAGAKTTTEYSVTVVNKDLSKPWSVKALPDGRMLITEKGGNLRIITKDGSLSEKITGLPKVNDSGQGGLLDVCLDPDFANNRMIFFSYSEETSKGNLTAVGKGKLSADEKKVENVQTIYRALPYYDGNLHYGSRIVFDGKGNLYVSTGERSDLETRPQAQWLNSGLGKVVRITKDGKPAAGNPFLGDSKAYPEIYSYGHRNVQGLAIHPITGDLWETEMGPKGGDELNLIKPKLNYGWPTITYGVEYTGKTIGEGISQKEGMEQPVYYWDPVISPSGITFYHGGTIPEWEDNLFIGGLSSMQITRLVFQDNKVVGEERLLESEGERFRDITQGQDGALYAITDSGKLYKIAKK
- a CDS encoding S41 family peptidase: MRKILLLNFILLTTLTFSQDYGDFPSIPKQKLLYDVEILYQGLDKFHSGMYWYTPKDSVDVAFAQVKEKIDRDLNLLEFHKLIAPLVALSREDHTLIKLPLNTRERIGKETRILPLTIVFLDQKMYGVFNGSENAGLEIKGKEIESINGETPIEIVEKIGTFFSSDGYIKTVKYQDSVGFNFSRYYFYYYGLQDNFKIKFRDKAEIFELKSLTIPEINTNVESRNKDFVPASKSNILEFEILNNHAAYLGLNSFNNFEIRKNTKNKKLKKFLKNSFKLISENNIDNLIVDVSKNSGGTEGNEGLVYSYLGENYQKYLKVRAKNQKAIVDNGVDKPLTLNTFGFLERVFVNKKMKDGSLERKQWIGYGLKAFKEEPKHKFDGKVYVIISPITYSGGSEFSNMVYSNTDAIFVGQETGGGYYGNTSGYRREVILPNSLIIVNIPALQFMMNVKQKIPFGRGVIPHYKVVPTFDEYMSNTNAPLEFILEKLAHVK